The genomic region AGATCTTGAAGAACGATTAAAATCTTCAGACTCTAAGACACTGGTAAGCCTGATGCACGTGAATAATGAGATTGGTAATATGCTGGATCTCAAAAAAACCGCGCAACTCGTAAAATCCTATAACGCACTTTTTCATTCGGATACCGTACAATCTGTGGGTCATTTTGAGCTTGATTTCGAAGAAATCCCTGTCGACTTTACCGCGGTAAGTGCTCATAAATTTCATGGACCAAAAGGTGTTGGCTTTGCGTATGTGCGTCGCAACTCTGGTTTAAAACCATTAATTTTTGGTGGGGAGCAGGAACGAGGTCACCGTGCAGGAACTGAAGGTGTACACAATATTGTGGGTCTGGAAGAGGCTTTAAAACTTGCTTACAAGGATCTGGAGAAAGAACAGGCTTATGTGAAAGGTTTGAAACAACACTTTATAGATAAGCTAAAGCAGGAGATTCCTGGTGTAAGTTTTAATGGTGCCTGTGAAGATCATACTCAAAGTACATATACTTTATTGAACGTTTGTCTGCCTGTAACCCAGGAAAAGGCTTTGATGCTTTTGTTTCAACTGGATCTTAAAGGGATCGCCTGTTCAAAAGGGAGTGCCTGCCAGAGCGGGAGTGACACTGGTAGTCATGTGCTAAACGCATTTTGTTCTGAAGAGGATTTGAAAAAACCTTCCCTGCGTTTTTCATTTTCCCGATACAATACTAAAGAAGAAATCGACTATGTAGTAGCGACTTTAAAAGATTTTATAGAAAGCTAAACTATAATCCAACTATAAAAAAGCCCGGATCATAGATTCGGGCTTTTTCTTTTTTATATAACTATTATTTTCTGAAGAACTTCGCGGTGTAAGTAGTTGTATTGCCAACATTATCATTCACGATGATCTTTAGATCATTCTCAGTTTCGGTCACTACATCATCTGAAAAGTAATGCGTGAGTGTATTGTTCTTGTATTCGTATTCCATTAAAATGAACTTCCCATTCACTGTTGCTCTGAAATCCTGAATTCCTGAAAGATCATCTGATATTTTAACTTTCAAGGTTTCATTACCAGAAATCCACTGACCATCGTAGAAATTAACCGGTCTAACGCTCGGGGCATTCGTATCCTGTGCTAATCGATAATTACCAAATGTTCTGGTGCCTGTGGTAAAGCGATTTCCTTTCTTATAGGTTGTCGAGTAGTTCAACCTGCCATTA from Christiangramia sp. OXR-203 harbors:
- a CDS encoding cysteine desulfurase family protein, which translates into the protein MKNVYFDSAATTQIRDEVVDKMTSVLKENYGNPSSTHSFGRSSKTLIEQARKSVAKILNVKASEIVFTSGGTEADNLALNSAVRDLGVRRIITSKIEHHAVLYTVNQLQDCFDVEVEYVSLDSKGHVDLKDLEERLKSSDSKTLVSLMHVNNEIGNMLDLKKTAQLVKSYNALFHSDTVQSVGHFELDFEEIPVDFTAVSAHKFHGPKGVGFAYVRRNSGLKPLIFGGEQERGHRAGTEGVHNIVGLEEALKLAYKDLEKEQAYVKGLKQHFIDKLKQEIPGVSFNGACEDHTQSTYTLLNVCLPVTQEKALMLLFQLDLKGIACSKGSACQSGSDTGSHVLNAFCSEEDLKKPSLRFSFSRYNTKEEIDYVVATLKDFIES